One Streptosporangium sp. NBC_01495 DNA window includes the following coding sequences:
- a CDS encoding class I SAM-dependent methyltransferase has translation MESIGAANIGTHYDERSPIADELRGGQVHMWYWYDEQDEATLKEAVHRITRKVTDTLGLRSGERLLDAGCGPGETGVFLARRYGARVTGITLSAYEIERANERAASNGMEELARFQYGDYMELPFPDGSFDAVLALESLQNAPDPVRVFAEFFRVLRPGGRIAFSDFSLESAAEPRRLATFMSALKLPRLPTLREWLEYAGDAGFEVEEYTQCGPRVFGRRSKYVKAAMSRRQELLAKFGEEALGEFASRHLGFFAPRRDQVGYVIVAARKPRG, from the coding sequence GTGGAAAGTATTGGCGCGGCGAATATCGGCACGCATTACGACGAGCGTTCTCCGATCGCGGACGAACTGCGCGGCGGCCAGGTGCACATGTGGTACTGGTACGACGAGCAGGACGAGGCGACGCTGAAGGAGGCCGTCCACCGGATCACCCGGAAGGTCACCGACACGCTCGGGCTCCGCTCCGGCGAGCGGCTGCTGGACGCGGGCTGCGGCCCCGGCGAGACCGGGGTCTTCCTCGCCAGGCGGTACGGCGCGCGGGTCACCGGGATCACCCTCAGCGCCTACGAGATCGAGCGGGCCAACGAGCGGGCCGCGTCGAACGGCATGGAAGAGCTCGCGCGATTCCAGTACGGCGACTACATGGAGCTCCCGTTCCCCGACGGCTCCTTCGACGCCGTGCTGGCGCTGGAGTCGCTGCAGAACGCCCCCGATCCCGTCCGGGTCTTCGCCGAGTTCTTCCGGGTGCTCCGCCCCGGCGGCCGGATCGCCTTCTCCGACTTCAGCCTGGAGTCCGCGGCCGAACCGAGGCGGCTGGCCACCTTCATGTCCGCGCTGAAGCTGCCGCGACTGCCCACGCTGCGGGAGTGGCTGGAGTACGCCGGGGACGCCGGGTTCGAGGTCGAGGAGTACACCCAGTGCGGCCCGCGGGTGTTCGGACGCAGGTCGAAGTACGTCAAGGCCGCGATGAGCCGGAGACAGGAGCTCCTGGCCAAGTTCGGCGAGGAGGCGCTCGGCGAGTTCGCCAGCAGGCACCTCGGCTTCTTCGCCCCCCGCCGGGACCAGGTCGGCTACGTGATCGTCGCCGCGCGCAAACCGCGCGGCTGA